Genomic window (Acidobacteriota bacterium):
TCACCAAGGCGCAAAGCCCGCAAAGGAAAACGTATCGCCAGGTTGGGCCAGGGGGCGCGAAGGCCTGCCTTCACCGGGTCGCCCCGCCTTCGGGAGACAGCTTCCGGAAGATTCCTCACAAAGGCACGGAGAATCGGAGCGCCGCTTCCCGCGCGACGCCGCGCTCAGTCCAGCAGGCCGCTGAGCCAGTGCATCACGTTGAGCAGGAACCGGGCGTTCTGGGGGGCCGCCGGGGCGTTCATGCCGGTCGGTTTTTTCTCCGGCCCCGCCAGTTGGGCGGTGAACATGGCGGCCTCACCGAAGACGGCGACCCGCCCCCGCCCGCACCGGAGAACGGCGCCCTGCAGCCAGCCGGCGACCGGGACGCGGGGTGTTTCCGGTTTGAACTCCCAGGCGGTGGAAGGCATCAGCGAGACCACGGGCCCCTGGAAGGTGAGCAGGGGCCGGGTGTCGGCGTCGCCCTGGAAGGCCGATCCGGTAAAGGTGGCCACCGTGTCGACCCGCTCGCCGGGGTTTCGGCCTTCGGTGATGGGGTGGGAGGCCAGGCCGGAGTCCCGCTGGAAAACCAGGGGGCCGGGCCGTTTTTCGTCCAGGGCGAACCCGTTGCTCCAGCGGATCCCGAAGGCGGCGCCCAGCTTCTCCGCCGCCCCGGCCATGGGCATGTGGTCGGCGATGAGCAGCAGTGCGCCCCCGTCGGCGACCCACGCCCGGACGGCAGCGATCTCCGCGTCGGAGAAGGCCGAGGGGTTGGGCAGGCTCCAGTCCTCCACGTTTCGCGCGGCCAGGGCGTTGGAAATCACCAGGATGTCGATGCCGGCCAGGGTTTCCCGGCTGAACTCGGCCCGTCCGCCCCGGACCGCGTAGCCGTCCCGCCGGAGGAGGTTGGCGAAGGGCAGGTAACGGCCGTCGGCG
Coding sequences:
- a CDS encoding DUF4350 domain-containing protein — protein: MADTAFRPPLPQPAFETGKGPRVLIDEAHHNFHTADGRYLPFANLLRRDGYAVRGGRAEFSRETLAGIDILVISNALAARNVEDWSLPNPSAFSDAEIAAVRAWVADGGALLLIADHMPMAGAAEKLGAAFGIRWSNGFALDEKRPGPLVFQRDSGLASHPITEGRNPGERVDTVATFTGSAFQGDADTRPLLTFQGPVVSLMPSTAWEFKPETPRVPVAGWLQGAVLRCGRGRVAVFGEAAMFTAQLAGPEKKPTGMNAPAAPQNARFLLNVMHWLSGLLD